A genomic stretch from Vulpes lagopus strain Blue_001 chromosome 11, ASM1834538v1, whole genome shotgun sequence includes:
- the SLC3A2 gene encoding 4F2 cell-surface antigen heavy chain — MSQDTEVDLKEVELNELEPEKQPMNAASGAAMAVVVAGGAEKNGLVKIKVADDEAEAAAAAKFTGLSKEELLKVAGSPGWVRTRWALLVLFWLGWLGMLAGAVVIIVRAPRCRELPAQSWWHKGALYRIGDLQAFQGPRAGGLVGLKGHLDYLSTLKVKGFVLGPIHRNQKDDLSGTNLEQIDPTFGSKEDFDNLLQSAKKKSIRVILDLTPNYKGQDSWFLPTEIDAVAAKMKFALSFWLRAGVDGFQVRNVENLTDASLFLAEWQNVTKSFSEDRLLIAGTESSDLQQILSLLGSTKDLLLTSSYLSSPDTTGRHTEFLVTQYLNATDNRWCSWSLSQAGFLTSFVPAHLLRLYQLLLFTLPGTPVFSYGDEIGLEAAALPGQPAQAPFMLWDESSFPNASGPGSSNMSVKSQNEDPRSLLSLFRRLSDQRGKERSLLHGDFHALSSGPDIFAYIRQWDQNERFLIVLNFGDVGQPAKLGVSGLPAIASLPAKVNLLLSTHLGHEEDASLELEHLNLEPHEGLLLRFPYVA; from the exons ATGAGCCAGGACACCGAGGTGGACCTAAAGGAGGTGGAGCTGAACGAGCTGGAGCCCGAGAAGCAGCCGATGAACGCGGCGTCCGGGGCGGCCATGGCGGTGGTCGTGGCCGGCGGCGCCGAGAAGAACGGGCTGGTGAAGATCAAGGTGGCCGACGACGAGGCGGAGGCAGCGGCCGCGGCCAAGTTCACCGGCCTGTCCAAAGAGGAGCTGCTGAAGGTGGCGGGCAGCCCCGGCTGGGTGCGCACCCGCTGGGCGCTGCTGGTGCTCTTCTGGCTCGGCTGGCTCGGCATGCTGGCGGGCGCCGTGGTCATCATCGTGCGGGCCCCGCGCTGCCGCGAGCTGCCCGCGCAGAGCTGGTGGCACAAGGGTGCCCTCTACCGCATCGGCGACCTTCAGGCCTTCCAGGGCCCCCGGGCGGGGGGCCTAGTGG GCCTAAAGGGGCATCTGGATTACCTGAGCACTCTGAAGGTGAAGGGCTTTGTGCTGGGCCCAATTCACAGGAACCAGAAGGATGACCTGTCTGGGACCAACTTGGAACAGATCGACCCCACTTTCGGCTCCAAGGAAGATTTTGACAATCTCTTGCAGTCGGCCAAGAAAAAGA GCATCCGGGTCATTCTGGACCTCACTCCCAACTACAAGGGCCAGGACTCATGGTTCCTCCCTACAGAGATTGACGCTGTGGCTGCCAAGATGAAG TTTGCTCTGAGTTTTTGGCTGCGGGCTGGTGTGGATGGGTTCCAGGTTCGGAACGTGGAGAATCTGACG gatGCATCTTTGTTCTTGGCTGAATGGCAGAACGTCACCAAGAGCTTCAGTGAAGATAG GCTCTTGATTGCGGGGACTGAGTCCTCTGACCTTCAGCAGATCCTGAGCCTGCTTGGCTCCACCAAAGACCTGTTGTTGACTAGCTCATACTTGTCAAGCCCTGATACCACTGGGAGGCATACAGAATTCCTAGTGACCCAGTATTTGAATGCCACTGACAATCGCTGGTGCAGCTGGAGT TTGTCTCAGGCGGGATTCCTGACTTCCTTCGTGCCGGCTCATCTCCTCCGCCTCTACCAACTGCTCCTCTTCACCCTGCCTGGAACCCCAGTTTTCAGCTATGGAGACGAGATTGGCTTGGAGGCAGCTGCCCTGCCTGGCCAG CCTGCGCAGGCTCCGTTCATGCTCTGGGATGAATCCAGCTTCCCCAACGCCTCAGGACCTGGAAGTAGCAACATGAGTGTGAAG AGCCAGAATGAAGACCCACGTTCCCTCCTTTCCCTGTTCCGGAGGCTGAGTGATCAGCGAGGCAAGGAACGTTCCCTACTGCACGGAGATTTCCATGCACTCTCTTCGGGGCCTGACATCTTCGCCTACATCCGCCAGTGGGACCAGAATGAGCGTTTCCTGATAGTGCTCAACTTTGGGGATGTAGGCCAGCCTGCCAAGTTGGGGGTTTCGGGTCTGCCGGCCATAGCCAGCCTGCCAGCCAAAGTCAACCTGCTGCTCAGTACCCATCTGGGCCATGAGGAGGATGCCTCTCTTGAGCTAGAGCATCTAAACCTGGAGCCCCATGAGGGCCTGTTGCTCCGCTTCCCCTACGTGGCCTGA